The proteins below are encoded in one region of Gammaproteobacteria bacterium:
- the recG gene encoding ATP-dependent DNA helicase RecG: MKVTELKGVGPGTAARLEKLGLHTVEDLLFHFPLRYQDKTRIAPIGGLAPGQTALIEGCVESAQIAYTGRRVLVVRVSDASGQLQLRFFHFSMAQQAGFRPGQKLCAYGEVRAARAALEIIHPEYRLLADDLQTPTDAHYTPVYPATEGLHQKSLRKLTQAAIEWFGQPGNGLEELLPAECAQQLGDGAAAISAQQAIGLLHKPPAGTDLAALTEGRHPARKRLVFEELLANILSLKRLRAKSRRHKAEALACEGRLFARLVKSLPFTLTGAQDKVIGEILGDLRTPSPMMRLVQGDVGSGKTVVATAALLQAIEGGFQAALMAPTEILAEQHHNNLREWLEPLGVRVCIVSARQKARTRQAVLRQIRQGQAQLVTGTHALFQEAVEFSNLALIVVDEQHRFGVHQRLLLKEKGARGDCRPHQLIMTATPIPRSLAMTMYADLDYSVIDALPPGRKQIKTVALPEQRRDEVIERLHESCRDGVQAYWVCPLIEESESLQCRAAEESHRYLSGVMPGFRLGLIHGNLGGDEKESVMRAFKAGDIHVLVATTVIEVGVDVPNATLMIIDNAERLGLAQLHQLRGRVGRGERQSTCVLLYAPPLSEKAARRIGVMRKSGDGFEIAAEDMRLRGPGEILGTRQAGQIHFRVADLSQDAGQIRQVLQVADGFLERHPQRADKLIERWLGRFSRYAEV; encoded by the coding sequence ATGAAGGTCACGGAACTCAAGGGAGTCGGCCCCGGCACCGCGGCGCGCCTCGAAAAACTCGGCCTGCACACCGTCGAGGACCTGCTGTTTCACTTCCCGCTGCGCTACCAGGACAAGACGCGCATCGCGCCAATCGGCGGCCTGGCGCCGGGGCAAACGGCGCTGATCGAGGGCTGCGTTGAATCGGCGCAAATCGCCTACACCGGGCGGCGCGTGCTGGTGGTGCGCGTGTCGGACGCAAGCGGCCAACTGCAACTGCGGTTCTTCCATTTCTCGATGGCGCAGCAGGCCGGTTTCAGGCCGGGGCAGAAACTGTGCGCCTACGGCGAGGTGCGCGCCGCGCGCGCCGCGCTTGAAATCATCCACCCCGAATACCGCCTGCTCGCCGACGACCTGCAAACGCCGACCGACGCGCACTACACGCCGGTCTATCCGGCGACCGAGGGGCTGCACCAGAAAAGCCTTCGCAAACTGACGCAGGCCGCCATTGAGTGGTTCGGCCAACCCGGCAACGGCCTTGAGGAACTGCTGCCCGCCGAATGCGCGCAGCAACTCGGCGACGGCGCCGCCGCGATTTCGGCGCAGCAGGCGATCGGCCTGCTGCACAAGCCGCCCGCCGGAACCGACCTGGCGGCGCTGACCGAAGGCCGCCACCCGGCGCGCAAACGCCTTGTGTTCGAGGAATTGCTCGCCAACATCCTGAGCCTGAAGCGGCTGCGCGCCAAAAGCCGCCGCCACAAGGCCGAGGCGCTGGCGTGCGAAGGCCGCCTGTTCGCGCGACTGGTCAAAAGCCTGCCGTTCACGCTGACCGGCGCGCAGGACAAGGTCATCGGCGAGATACTCGGCGATTTGCGCACGCCGTCGCCGATGATGCGCCTGGTGCAGGGCGATGTCGGTTCGGGCAAGACGGTCGTCGCCACCGCCGCGCTGCTGCAGGCGATCGAGGGCGGCTTTCAGGCGGCGCTGATGGCGCCGACCGAAATCCTCGCCGAGCAGCACCACAACAACCTGCGCGAATGGCTCGAGCCGCTCGGCGTGCGCGTTTGCATCGTGTCGGCGCGGCAGAAGGCGCGCACGCGCCAGGCAGTGCTGCGCCAGATACGCCAGGGCCAGGCGCAACTGGTCACCGGCACGCACGCGCTGTTTCAGGAGGCGGTCGAGTTCTCGAACCTGGCGCTGATTGTCGTGGACGAGCAGCACCGCTTCGGCGTGCACCAGCGCCTGCTGCTGAAGGAAAAGGGCGCGCGCGGCGATTGCCGTCCGCACCAGTTGATCATGACGGCGACGCCCATCCCGCGCAGTCTGGCGATGACGATGTACGCCGACCTTGATTACTCCGTCATTGACGCGCTGCCGCCCGGGCGCAAGCAGATCAAGACCGTCGCGCTGCCGGAACAGCGCCGCGACGAGGTCATCGAGCGCCTGCACGAGTCGTGCCGCGACGGCGTGCAGGCCTACTGGGTGTGCCCGCTGATCGAGGAGTCGGAATCGCTGCAATGCCGCGCCGCCGAGGAAAGCCACCGCTACCTGAGCGGCGTCATGCCCGGCTTCCGGCTGGGGCTGATACACGGCAATCTCGGCGGCGACGAGAAAGAGTCGGTGATGCGCGCCTTCAAGGCCGGCGACATCCATGTGCTGGTGGCGACGACCGTCATCGAGGTCGGCGTGGATGTGCCGAACGCGACGCTGATGATCATAGACAACGCCGAGCGCCTCGGCCTCGCGCAACTCCACCAGTTGCGCGGGCGCGTCGGGCGCGGCGAGCGCCAGAGCACCTGCGTGCTGCTCTATGCCCCGCCGCTGTCGGAGAAAGCGGCGCGGCGCATCGGCGTGATGCGAAAATCCGGCGACGGCTTCGAGATCGCCGCCGAAGACATGCGGCTGCGCGGCCCCGGCGAGATTCTCGGCACCCGCCAGGCCGGGCAGATTCATTTCCGGGTCGCCGACCTGTCGCAGGACGCCGGGCAGATACGGCAGGTGCTGCAAGTGGCCGACGGTTTCCTCGAACGCCACCCGCAGCGCGCCGACAAACTGATTGAACGCTGGCTTGGCCGGTTTTCCCGCTACGCCGAAGTCTGA
- a CDS encoding RidA family protein, whose product MARKTIQTSRAPQAIGTYSQAVRAGDTVYLSGQIPLEPKTMEMVGGDIRAQAHQVFTNLAAVANAAGGGLGDIVKLTVYLTDLKDFPIINEVMSEYFKTPYPARAAVGVAALPKGAGVEIEAIMHPG is encoded by the coding sequence CCGCGCGCCGCAGGCAATCGGCACCTATTCGCAGGCGGTGCGGGCGGGCGACACGGTGTACCTGTCCGGCCAGATTCCGCTCGAGCCGAAGACGATGGAGATGGTCGGGGGCGACATCCGGGCGCAGGCGCACCAGGTGTTCACCAACCTGGCGGCGGTCGCCAACGCCGCCGGCGGCGGCCTCGGCGACATCGTCAAACTCACCGTCTATCTCACCGACCTGAAGGACTTTCCGATCATCAACGAGGTCATGAGCGAGTATTTCAAGACGCCCTACCCGGCGCGCGCCGCGGTCGGCGTCGCCGCGCTGCCGAAGGGCGCCGGCGTTGAAATCGAAGCGATCATGCACCCGGGCTGA